In Caminicella sporogenes DSM 14501, a genomic segment contains:
- a CDS encoding alanine/glycine:cation symporter family protein: MEQLTMFFKKVDAFVWGPPLLILLVGTGIFLTLRLGFIQIVKLPLALKYLFTKDEDSSGEGDVSSFAALCTALAATIGTGNIVGVATAIKAGGPGALFWMWIAAFFGMATKYSEGLLAVKYRVVDDNGQMSGGPMYYIERGLNNKFLAKLFAVFGIGVAFFGIGTFPQVNAITKAVEITLNIPIIISASILTILVTLVTLGGIKSISRVAELIVPFMAVFYIIGAIIILVFNIKLLPETVMLVIKSAFTPTAATGGFLGASVMLAIRSGVARGVFSNESGLGSAPIAAAAAKTKSCVRQGLISMTGTFFDTIIVCTMTGIVLILTGTWKSELAGAEMTNAAFKSGLPIPIIGQYIVTIGLIFFAFTTILGWNYYGERCTEYLFGVKGIRTYKYIFIILIASGAFLKLDLIWIIADIVNGLMAIPNLIALIGLSGVIIHETKKYFDEFKYKETENVKSVGKIG, from the coding sequence ATGGAGCAGTTAACTATGTTTTTTAAAAAAGTTGATGCTTTTGTATGGGGACCACCTCTGCTTATTTTGCTTGTCGGAACAGGTATTTTTTTGACGTTAAGATTAGGATTTATACAGATAGTAAAACTTCCATTAGCTTTAAAGTATTTATTTACGAAAGATGAAGATAGTAGTGGAGAAGGAGATGTATCGAGTTTTGCCGCTCTTTGTACAGCCCTAGCAGCTACTATTGGTACGGGCAACATAGTAGGTGTTGCTACGGCGATAAAAGCTGGAGGTCCAGGGGCATTGTTTTGGATGTGGATAGCGGCATTTTTTGGTATGGCAACAAAATATTCGGAGGGACTTTTAGCTGTAAAGTATAGGGTTGTAGATGACAATGGACAGATGTCTGGAGGACCGATGTATTACATAGAAAGAGGATTAAATAATAAATTTCTTGCAAAACTTTTTGCTGTATTTGGAATAGGGGTAGCTTTTTTTGGAATAGGTACATTTCCACAAGTTAATGCTATAACAAAAGCAGTAGAAATAACTCTTAATATTCCAATAATTATTTCAGCTTCAATATTGACTATTCTAGTAACATTAGTAACTCTTGGTGGGATAAAGAGTATTTCAAGAGTAGCGGAATTAATAGTTCCATTTATGGCTGTATTTTATATAATTGGAGCTATAATTATATTAGTTTTTAATATAAAATTATTACCTGAAACTGTAATGTTAGTTATAAAGAGTGCATTTACTCCAACAGCTGCAACTGGTGGATTTTTGGGAGCAAGTGTGATGCTTGCAATTAGAAGTGGTGTAGCTAGAGGGGTATTTTCAAATGAATCAGGTTTAGGTAGTGCACCAATTGCAGCAGCTGCAGCTAAAACTAAATCATGTGTAAGACAAGGTTTAATATCTATGACAGGTACATTTTTTGATACAATTATAGTGTGTACAATGACAGGAATAGTTTTGATATTAACAGGTACATGGAAATCTGAACTAGCAGGTGCTGAAATGACAAATGCAGCATTTAAAAGTGGACTTCCTATTCCAATTATTGGACAGTATATAGTTACTATTGGATTAATCTTCTTTGCATTTACTACTATACTTGGATGGAATTATTATGGAGAAAGGTGTACAGAATATTTATTTGGAGTAAAAGGGATAAGAACTTATAAATACATATTTATAATTTTAATAGCTTCAGGTGCATTTTTAAAATTAGATTTGATTTGGATAATTGCAGATATAGTAAATGGATTAATGGCAATACCAAATTTAATTGCTCTTATAGGTTTAAGTGGTGTTATAATTCACGAGACAAAGAAATATTTTGATGAATTTAAGTATAAAGAAACAGAGAATGTTAAATCAGTTGGAAAAATAGGTTAG
- a CDS encoding NifB/NifX family molybdenum-iron cluster-binding protein, with protein sequence MKICISSLGNQRNSSVDLRFGRCKYFAIYDDETKDFEFIENENSTANNGAGIASAQEVIDNKVDVVITGNVGPNAMKLLKSAGIKIYEADGNTVEEVLNMFKDNKLKEIEKSVNSHFGLGNQHRRGW encoded by the coding sequence GTGAAAATATGTATATCAAGCTTAGGTAATCAGAGAAATTCATCTGTAGATTTAAGATTTGGAAGATGTAAGTATTTTGCAATATATGATGATGAAACAAAAGATTTTGAGTTTATAGAAAATGAAAATTCTACAGCTAATAATGGAGCAGGAATAGCTTCAGCTCAAGAAGTGATAGATAATAAGGTAGATGTTGTAATTACTGGAAATGTAGGACCAAATGCTATGAAGCTTTTAAAATCAGCAGGTATTAAAATATATGAAGCAGATGGAAATACTGTTGAAGAAGTATTAAATATGTTTAAAGATAATAAATTGAAAGAAATTGAAAAATCTGTAAATTCTCATTTTGGATTAGGAAATCAACACAGAAGAGGATGGTAA
- a CDS encoding citrate/2-methylcitrate synthase — protein MNTKEINTSFLDNLTLLAEKNNRIKPEFYDKFNVKRGLRNNNGTGVLVGLTEIGSVHGYIFEKNIKIPTEGKLFYRGIDIEDIVEGFQKEGRYGFEECIYLLLFGKLPTQKELNDFNNLLDEYRTLPQNFTENMILKIPSKNIMNKLQRSILVLYSHDENPDDISIKNILKQSLKLIARFPTIISYCYQSKAHYFDKKSLFIHPPQKGIGTAENILFMTRADNKYTKTEAETLDLCLVIHAEHGGGNNSAFATHVVSSSGTDTYSAIAAAVGSLKGPKHGGANIMVHEMILNIKENVPDYQNKSKLKDYLLKILKKETFDKKGLIYGMGHAVYTKSDPRACLLKKKAYELAIEKNAVEEFNLYKNIEELTIELFKEIKGENVVISANVDLYSGFVYEMLNIPADLYTPLFATSRITGWCAHRIEQIVSDPKIIRPAYKSINEKKSYIPLYKRF, from the coding sequence TTGAACACTAAAGAAATCAATACTAGCTTTCTTGATAACTTAACACTCTTAGCTGAAAAAAACAATCGTATAAAGCCAGAATTTTATGATAAGTTTAATGTTAAAAGAGGTTTAAGAAATAATAATGGTACAGGTGTTTTAGTTGGCCTTACTGAAATTGGTTCAGTACATGGTTATATATTTGAAAAAAATATAAAAATACCAACTGAAGGTAAATTATTTTATAGAGGAATTGACATTGAAGATATAGTTGAAGGCTTTCAAAAAGAAGGACGTTATGGCTTTGAAGAATGTATATATTTATTATTGTTTGGAAAACTTCCAACACAAAAAGAACTAAATGATTTTAACAATCTACTTGATGAATATAGAACTTTACCTCAAAACTTTACTGAAAACATGATTTTAAAAATTCCCAGCAAAAATATTATGAATAAACTCCAAAGAAGTATACTAGTTCTTTATTCTCATGATGAAAATCCAGATGATATTAGTATTAAAAATATTTTAAAACAGAGTTTAAAATTAATTGCAAGATTTCCAACAATAATATCTTACTGTTATCAATCAAAAGCCCACTATTTTGACAAAAAAAGTTTATTTATTCATCCTCCGCAAAAAGGTATAGGAACTGCCGAAAACATTTTATTTATGACAAGAGCAGATAATAAATATACCAAAACTGAAGCTGAAACATTAGATTTATGTCTAGTTATACATGCAGAACATGGCGGAGGCAATAACTCAGCTTTTGCAACTCATGTCGTTTCCTCAAGTGGTACTGATACTTATTCTGCTATTGCAGCAGCAGTTGGTTCATTAAAAGGTCCTAAACACGGTGGAGCAAACATAATGGTTCATGAAATGATTTTAAATATAAAAGAAAATGTACCTGATTACCAAAATAAAAGTAAACTAAAAGATTATCTATTGAAAATATTAAAAAAAGAAACCTTTGATAAAAAAGGTCTCATATATGGTATGGGACATGCAGTATATACTAAATCTGACCCGAGAGCTTGTTTATTGAAAAAAAAAGCATATGAATTAGCTATAGAAAAAAATGCAGTAGAAGAATTTAATTTATATAAAAATATCGAAGAACTGACTATTGAATTATTTAAAGAAATAAAAGGAGAAAATGTAGTAATCAGTGCCAATGTAGATTTATATTCAGGTTTTGTATACGAAATGCTAAACATCCCTGCTGATCTATATACACCTTTATTTGCTACTTCTAGAATAACAGGTTGGTGTGCTCACAGAATAGAACAAATTGTAAGCGACCCTAAAATTATTAGACCTGCTTACAAAAGTATAAATGAAAAAAAAAGTTATATTCCATTATATAAAAGATTTTAA
- a CDS encoding methylated-DNA--[protein]-cysteine S-methyltransferase: MCIECNYMQRIGNENNVVYLDSPIGFIEIQSNEGKIISLDFVEEKKYKEKFCPILEEAKRQLKEYFNRQRKEFNLPIKLKGTDFQKKVWNELIKIPYGKTCSYKDIAKRIGNKNASRAVGNANNKNKIAIIIPCHRVVGSDGRLVGYEAGLWRKKWLLEHEKSL, encoded by the coding sequence ATGTGTATAGAATGTAATTATATGCAAAGGATTGGTAATGAGAATAATGTAGTTTATTTAGATTCTCCTATAGGTTTTATTGAAATCCAATCTAATGAAGGGAAAATAATAAGTTTGGATTTTGTTGAAGAGAAGAAATATAAAGAAAAATTTTGTCCTATATTAGAAGAAGCAAAAAGACAGTTGAAAGAATATTTTAATAGACAAAGAAAGGAGTTTAATTTACCTATAAAATTAAAAGGGACAGATTTTCAAAAGAAGGTTTGGAATGAACTTATTAAAATACCTTATGGAAAAACCTGTTCATATAAAGATATAGCTAAAAGAATAGGAAATAAAAATGCAAGTAGAGCAGTTGGAAATGCTAATAATAAGAATAAAATAGCAATCATTATTCCTTGTCATAGAGTAGTAGGCAGTGATGGAAGGTTAGTGGGATACGAAGCAGGATTATGGCGCAAAAAATGGCTTTTAGAACATGAAAAGAGTTTGTAA
- a CDS encoding P-loop NTPase, with product MQIAVLSGKGGTGKTTVATNLAHIMGWAYVDCDVEEPNGFIFLKPEIKETKKVVLPVPKVDKDKCIQCKKCVDACQFNALAMPKDEIILFEKLCHGCGACSLICPVDAIDEVHREIGIIDIGNNGKIDCLRGVLNIGEPMGGPVISDLKKMVTEKDALIDCAPGTSCNVVKGIKEVDYAVLVTEPTEFGLHDLELAVELVRKIGIPFGIIINRVENTDNLITKFCKENDIEILGIIPFKREIAKTYSKGELLVEKDDEIRNIFTEIAQKLKEVILCK from the coding sequence ATGCAAATAGCAGTATTGAGTGGAAAGGGAGGAACTGGAAAAACTACTGTTGCTACAAATCTAGCTCATATAATGGGGTGGGCATATGTGGATTGTGATGTTGAAGAACCAAATGGTTTTATATTTTTAAAACCTGAAATAAAAGAAACTAAAAAGGTAGTTTTACCTGTTCCTAAAGTAGATAAAGACAAATGTATACAGTGCAAAAAATGTGTAGATGCTTGTCAATTTAATGCACTAGCTATGCCAAAGGATGAAATAATATTATTTGAAAAATTATGTCATGGCTGTGGAGCGTGTTCACTTATATGTCCTGTAGATGCTATAGATGAAGTACATAGAGAAATAGGAATAATTGATATTGGAAATAATGGAAAAATAGATTGTTTAAGAGGAGTTTTAAATATAGGCGAACCAATGGGTGGACCTGTAATTTCAGATTTAAAAAAGATGGTAACGGAAAAAGATGCATTAATAGACTGTGCTCCCGGAACATCATGTAATGTAGTTAAAGGAATTAAAGAAGTTGATTATGCAGTATTAGTTACTGAACCGACAGAATTTGGATTACATGATTTAGAACTTGCTGTAGAACTTGTTAGAAAAATAGGTATTCCATTTGGGATTATAATTAATAGAGTAGAAAATACTGACAATCTAATAACAAAGTTTTGTAAAGAAAATGATATAGAAATACTTGGTATAATACCATTTAAAAGAGAAATTGCTAAAACCTATTCTAAAGGTGAGCTTTTAGTCGAAAAAGACGATGAAATAAGAAATATTTTTACAGAAATTGCACAGAAGCTTAAGGAGGTGATTCTGTGCAAGTAG
- a CDS encoding isocitrate/isopropylmalate dehydrogenase family protein — protein sequence MYNITLIPGDGIGPEVISSAKKIIEATGLKVNWDIVNAGINVYKKKGVLIPNKVFESIEKNKIALKGPITTPIGSGFRSINVMLRKKYDLFSNVRIVKTIPGVNSPFKNVNLIIFRENTEGLYSGIEKKISDNSAEAIKIITKNASLKIAKTAFNYAKKNNKNKITVVHKANIMKLTDGLFLDCVRKISKEYPDIKLQEIIVDNMCMQLVMNPSQFEIIVTTNLYGDILSDLCAGLVGGLGLVPGANIGNNMAIFEAVHGSAPDIAGKNIANPTAIILSGAMMLNYIGETKKSNLILDGVSKTISEGKYITRDLGGSSSTTEMTEAIIENMLTIKKFMS from the coding sequence ATGTATAATATAACTCTTATACCTGGCGATGGAATTGGTCCTGAAGTAATTAGTTCTGCAAAAAAAATAATCGAAGCAACAGGTTTAAAAGTAAATTGGGATATTGTAAATGCTGGAATAAATGTCTATAAGAAAAAAGGAGTATTAATTCCCAATAAAGTTTTTGAAAGTATTGAAAAAAATAAAATAGCACTAAAAGGTCCTATTACCACTCCAATTGGAAGTGGGTTTAGAAGCATAAACGTTATGCTCAGAAAAAAATACGATTTGTTTTCAAATGTCAGAATTGTAAAAACTATTCCCGGAGTTAATTCACCTTTTAAAAATGTCAATTTAATTATATTTAGAGAAAATACCGAAGGTCTTTATAGCGGCATAGAAAAAAAAATATCTGATAACTCTGCAGAAGCTATTAAAATTATTACAAAAAATGCTTCTTTAAAAATAGCTAAAACTGCATTTAATTACGCTAAAAAAAATAACAAAAATAAAATTACCGTAGTTCATAAAGCTAATATAATGAAATTAACCGATGGATTATTTCTAGATTGTGTAAGAAAAATATCTAAAGAATATCCTGATATTAAGCTACAAGAAATAATTGTAGACAATATGTGTATGCAGTTGGTAATGAATCCATCTCAATTTGAAATTATAGTAACTACTAATTTATATGGTGATATATTATCAGATTTGTGTGCTGGACTCGTTGGAGGTCTTGGTCTTGTACCGGGTGCAAATATAGGTAATAATATGGCAATCTTTGAAGCAGTTCATGGCAGTGCTCCAGATATTGCAGGTAAAAATATAGCTAATCCTACTGCAATTATCTTATCTGGTGCAATGATGTTAAATTATATAGGTGAAACAAAAAAATCAAATTTAATATTAGACGGAGTTTCCAAAACTATAAGTGAAGGAAAGTATATTACAAGAGATTTAGGTGGCTCATCATCTACCACAGAAATGACAGAAGCAATAATAGAAAATATGCTCACTATTAAAAAATTCATGAGCTAA
- a CDS encoding aconitate hydratase, with the protein MGKNLTYKILEKNLLSGNLKTGNEIAVKVNQTLTQDSTGTMVYLQLESMKIKNIKTDLSVAYIDHNTLQTGFENADDHEFIKTAAAKYGIIFSKPGNGICHQLHLERFGKPGSILIGSDSHTPTCGGLGMLSIGCGGLDVAVGIAKGYYYLKVPKVLNIELKGKLNPWVSAKDVILYILKKLTVKGGVGYVIEYSGDGIKELSVTDRATIANMGAELGATTSIFPSDEITKDFLKRQNREKDFVPLYADDDAVYDKKIIINLNDIQPMTAMPHSPDNVIKISDIKDKIKVDQVAIGSCTNSSYTDLMKVAKILKGRKIHKDVSLIISPGSSNILKMMSDNGALGDLIAAGARILEVTCGPCIGMGQAPKTNGISLRTFNRNFKGRCGTKNADVYLVSPETAAVSAITGYLTNPSTFRKAPIVEIPDKFEVYDNYFIYPPKNRNNLEVVMGPNIKPFPINKPLPSKLEGKILLKTSDNITTDDIMPSNAKLLPYRSNIPELSKYCFGTLIDDFYIRAKKNNGGFIIGGENYGQGSSREHAALVPLYLGIKAVIAKSFARIHKSNLINSGILPLIFKNKNDYNLLKEFDEIKINNLIESLDNKSEITLINKTKNVSIQLIFEGSHRDIEILKHGGYLNYANLTNIDI; encoded by the coding sequence ATGGGAAAAAATTTAACATATAAAATCCTCGAAAAAAATTTATTAAGTGGAAATTTAAAAACAGGTAATGAAATAGCAGTAAAAGTAAATCAAACTTTAACTCAAGACTCAACAGGTACAATGGTTTACCTCCAACTCGAATCAATGAAAATAAAAAATATAAAAACTGATTTATCAGTAGCTTATATCGACCATAATACTCTTCAGACAGGTTTTGAAAATGCAGATGACCACGAATTTATTAAAACTGCAGCAGCAAAATATGGAATTATCTTCTCCAAACCCGGAAACGGCATATGTCATCAACTTCACTTGGAAAGATTCGGAAAACCCGGAAGTATACTAATTGGCTCAGACAGTCATACTCCAACATGTGGAGGTTTAGGTATGCTTAGTATAGGATGCGGTGGGCTTGATGTAGCTGTTGGTATAGCAAAGGGATATTATTATTTAAAAGTTCCAAAAGTACTTAATATTGAACTTAAAGGAAAATTGAATCCATGGGTATCTGCTAAAGATGTTATTTTATACATTTTAAAGAAGTTAACCGTCAAAGGTGGAGTAGGTTATGTCATAGAGTATTCTGGTGATGGAATAAAGGAATTATCTGTTACAGATAGAGCTACTATTGCAAATATGGGAGCAGAACTTGGCGCAACTACTTCTATTTTTCCTAGCGATGAAATTACTAAAGATTTTCTAAAAAGACAAAACAGAGAAAAAGATTTTGTTCCTTTATATGCAGATGATGATGCTGTTTATGATAAAAAAATAATCATTAATTTAAATGACATACAGCCAATGACTGCAATGCCACATAGTCCCGATAATGTTATAAAAATTTCAGATATTAAAGATAAAATAAAAGTCGATCAAGTAGCCATAGGTAGTTGTACAAATTCTTCTTACACTGATTTGATGAAAGTGGCAAAAATTCTAAAAGGCAGGAAAATCCATAAAGATGTTAGTTTAATTATTTCCCCCGGTTCTAGCAATATATTAAAAATGATGTCAGATAACGGTGCTCTTGGCGACTTAATAGCTGCTGGTGCCAGAATCCTTGAAGTTACATGTGGCCCTTGTATAGGAATGGGACAAGCTCCTAAAACAAATGGCATTTCACTGAGAACTTTCAATAGAAACTTTAAAGGCAGATGTGGAACAAAAAATGCAGATGTATATTTAGTAAGTCCCGAAACTGCAGCCGTATCTGCAATTACCGGATACTTAACTAATCCTTCAACCTTTAGAAAAGCCCCTATTGTAGAAATTCCTGATAAATTTGAAGTTTACGATAATTATTTTATTTATCCTCCAAAGAATAGAAATAATTTAGAAGTAGTAATGGGACCTAATATTAAACCATTCCCTATCAATAAGCCTTTACCATCAAAACTAGAAGGTAAAATTTTATTAAAGACAAGTGATAATATTACTACAGACGATATAATGCCATCAAATGCTAAACTTTTACCATATAGATCTAATATACCTGAACTTTCCAAATATTGTTTTGGGACACTCATAGATGATTTCTATATAAGGGCTAAAAAAAATAATGGTGGTTTTATTATAGGTGGAGAAAATTATGGTCAAGGCTCCAGTAGAGAACATGCTGCTCTAGTCCCACTTTATCTTGGAATAAAAGCAGTTATTGCAAAATCTTTTGCAAGAATTCATAAATCAAATTTAATAAATTCAGGAATTCTTCCACTCATATTTAAAAATAAAAATGACTATAACCTTTTAAAAGAATTTGATGAAATTAAAATCAACAATTTAATTGAATCTCTTGATAATAAATCAGAAATCACGTTAATTAATAAAACAAAAAATGTTTCTATTCAATTAATTTTTGAAGGTTCTCATAGAGATATAGAAATATTAAAACACGGCGGATATTTAAACTATGCTAACCTAACTAATATAGATATTTAA
- a CDS encoding putative bifunctional diguanylate cyclase/phosphodiesterase produces the protein MLVKNTDAYFDYLTGLYNRLYLFENFSENINEFIVVFLDIDDFKYINDTYGYEIGDEFLKKFVRRLSKIVGNRGKVFSYNADKFLVLFPKENFKDIYEKVELLFQKLKEIIIVGDIEIACSISIGIYITEKDDKIDDAIKKAEIAMQEAKQKVKGQYVFYKHQIEKEKMRKANILTELKKSILRNELYILYQPILSVKGNKIQEVEALLRWNNEKLGEVSPVEFIPIAEETGFIREMGFWVIEEVCRQIKEWEKKNLDLKVAINISPNQFKDKMFFENYKYIVKNNNVKFSKIKFEITETQIFKTEEKTVENLLEIMKLGTKISLDDFGAGYSSMKNMILIPCSEIKIDKIFIDYITKDTKIQNLIASIIHTAHRLGYDVIAEGVEYKEQYDKLLEYDCEKIQGYFISRPIGEKDIIKFIKRRSS, from the coding sequence ATGTTGGTAAAAAATACTGATGCTTATTTTGATTATTTAACAGGTTTATATAATAGGTTATATTTATTTGAAAATTTTTCAGAAAATATTAATGAATTTATAGTAGTATTTTTAGATATTGATGATTTTAAGTATATAAATGATACATATGGTTATGAAATAGGTGATGAGTTTTTAAAAAAATTTGTAAGAAGGCTATCTAAAATTGTTGGGAATAGAGGAAAAGTGTTTAGTTATAATGCAGACAAATTTTTAGTTCTTTTTCCTAAGGAAAATTTTAAAGATATTTATGAAAAAGTTGAATTGCTTTTTCAAAAATTAAAAGAGATAATAATAGTTGGAGATATAGAGATTGCATGTTCAATAAGTATTGGTATTTATATAACAGAAAAAGATGATAAAATTGATGATGCTATAAAAAAAGCTGAGATAGCAATGCAAGAGGCAAAACAAAAAGTAAAGGGGCAATATGTATTTTATAAACATCAAATTGAAAAAGAAAAAATGAGAAAGGCTAATATACTAACAGAATTGAAAAAATCAATTTTAAGAAATGAGCTATATATACTGTATCAGCCAATTTTAAGTGTAAAGGGAAATAAAATACAAGAAGTAGAAGCATTGTTAAGATGGAATAATGAAAAATTAGGAGAGGTTTCACCAGTAGAATTTATTCCTATTGCAGAAGAAACTGGTTTTATTAGAGAAATGGGCTTTTGGGTTATAGAAGAAGTATGTAGACAAATTAAAGAGTGGGAAAAGAAAAATTTGGATTTAAAAGTAGCAATAAATATTTCACCTAATCAGTTTAAAGACAAAATGTTTTTTGAAAATTATAAATATATAGTCAAAAATAATAATGTAAAATTTAGTAAAATTAAATTTGAAATAACCGAAACCCAAATATTTAAAACAGAAGAAAAAACAGTTGAAAATTTATTAGAAATTATGAAACTTGGTACTAAAATATCTTTAGATGATTTTGGAGCTGGTTATTCTTCTATGAAAAATATGATTCTTATTCCTTGTTCCGAAATAAAAATAGATAAAATTTTTATTGATTATATAACTAAAGATACAAAAATTCAAAATTTAATAGCATCTATTATACATACTGCACACAGATTGGGATATGATGTAATTGCAGAAGGGGTTGAATATAAAGAACAATATGATAAATTATTAGAGTATGATTGCGAAAAAATACAGGGATATTTTATTAGTAGACCTATTGGTGAGAAGGATATAATTAAATTTATAAAAAGAAGAAGTAGTTAA